A single Drechmeria coniospora strain ARSEF 6962 chromosome 03, whole genome shotgun sequence DNA region contains:
- a CDS encoding RPEL repeat protein, which yields MTDFKNQAQMRPSTIDESPISPIRLDRCRTNSLENHLEHRPNRADLVDKNILPESSAAPGLLAHQKEGTRAKGGKLTRRQLQRNMLENKLNDKISHRPDPATLVKGGLLREDPRLEDQAGHEGTEKA from the exons ATGACCGATTTCAAGAACCAGGCGCAAATGCGGCCTTCCACCATCGACGAGTCGCCCATCTCACCGATCCGGCTCGACCGTTGCAGGACAAACTCTCTAGAGAATCATTTGGAGCATCGTCCCAATCGTGCTGATCTCGTTGACA AGAACATTCTCCCCGAATCTTCTGCGGCACCCGGCCTGTTGGCGCACCAGAAAGAG GGTACGCGCGCCAAGGGCGGCAAGCTGACCAGACGACAGCTCCAGAGGAACATGCTCGAGAACAAACTCAACGACAAGATCTCGCATCGCCCAGACCCTGCGACACTCGTCAAGGGCGGTCTCTTACGTGAGGATCCCCGTTTGGAGGACCAAGCAGGCCACGAGGGCACGGAGAAGGCGTAG
- a CDS encoding SET domain protein, protein MNDCDSPTSYHQAVFRRLCFGRSWVTHPPQPGDHKLSVLVINDVGSSSLSNQHGGPANDSELHDNDFGSNRIEEGTRVVTSQHYPYRNPTSVCSDTSLSSTNLSDKPSDGPELQLPPCDRNCQLSLQFQNGGVPLSSSLRKTWECTRSENELVRSSKVGADLSGLDYVYGSLQATEPQLPPVVLKNSATPLFENDFIKVARSNIAGLGVFAAKTLKYGQSILRERPLFEADESCLFQNFGKLDPQARKVALSLYANELVKPGTPKIQAVWATNCFTVGGRQAGLFPIAARFNHACFPAQNVDFQFDPMLRCLVLTVCVPEIEAGQELRINYGKDRTPRELYITYGFRCQCGSCPGFDERDMSRLTTIW, encoded by the exons ATGAATGATTGCGATTCTCCCACTTCCTATCACCAAGCAGTCTTCCGACGACTCTGTTTCGGACGCTCCTGGGTGACCCATCCTCCTCAGCCGGGAGACCACAAG TTGTCTGTCCTTGTTATCAACGACGTGGGGTCGTCATCACTGTCAAACCAGCACGGTGGCCCGGCGAACGATTCGGAGCTCCATGATAATGACTTTGGTTCTAACCGCATTGAAGAAGGCACTCGAGTAGTCACATCTCAGCACTATCCCTATAGAAATCCCACGTCTGTCTGCAGCGATACAAGCCTCAGTTCAACCAACCTTTCGGACAAACCCAGCGACGGTCCTGAACTGCAATTACCCCCCTGTGACAGGAACTGCCAGCTCTCCCTCCAATTCCAGAATGGAGGGGTTCCGTTGTCAAGTTCCTTACGCAAGACATGGGAATGCACTCGTAGCGAGAACGAGCTCGTGAGATCGTCCAAGGTCGGCGCCGATCTGTCGGGACTCGATTACGTTTATGGCTCGCTCCAGGCGACGGAACCGCAGCTGCCCCCTGTTGTCCTCAAAAACTCGGCCACTCCGCTGTTTGAGAACGACTTCATTAAGGTTGCCCGTTCCAACATTGCAGGATTGGGCGTCTTTGCTGCCAAGACGTTGAAGTACGGACAGTCAATCCTGAGGGAAAGGCCCCTTTTCGAAGCCGACGAGTCTTGCTTGTTCCAGAATTTTGGCAAATTGGACCCGCAGGCCAGGAAGGTTGCTTTAAGCCTCTATGCgaacgagctcgtcaagcCGGGCACGCCCAAGATTCAGGCCGTGTGGGCAACAAACTG TTTCACCGTAGGCGGACGACAGGCAGGCTTATTCCCCATCGCTGCCCGGTTCAACCATGCTTGCTTCCCAGCTCAGAACGTCGACTTTCAATTCGATCCAATGCTGCGATGCCTCGTCCTTACCGTCTGCGTGCCGGAGATTGAGGCTGGCCAGGAGCTTCGAATTAATTACGGAAAGGATCGTACGCCCAGGGAGCTGTACATCACCTACGGCTTCCGCTGCCAATGTGGTAGCTGTCCGGGTTTTGACGAGAGGGACATGTCAAGATTGACAACCATCTGGTGA
- a CDS encoding minor allergen Alt a 7 encodes MAPKIAIVFYSMYGHIRQLAEAEKKGIEKAGGKVDLYQIAETLPDEVLAKMHAPPKSQDIPVLKDPKDLTGYDAFLLGIPTRYGNFPAQWKAFWDKTGGIWASGGYFGKYAGLFVSTGTLGGGQESTCIAAMSTLAHHGVIYVPLGYAKSFPQLSKLDEVHGGSPWGAGTFAAADGSRQPTKLELEIATIQGEEFYKTVSKAFG; translated from the exons ATGGCTCCCAAGATCGCCATCGTCTTT TACTCCATGTACGGCCACATTCGGCagttggccgaggccgagaagaaggGTATCGAGAAGGCtggcggcaaggtcgaccTCTACCAGATCGCCGAGACGCTACCCGACGAGGTTCTCGCCAAGATGCACGCTCCTCCCAAATCGCAGGATATTCCCGTCTTGAAAGATCCCAAAGACCTCACTGGCTACGATGCCTTTTTGCTGGGAATTCCTACCCGATACGGCAACTTCCCCGCTCAGTGGAAG GCCTTTTGGGACAAGACGGGCGGCATCTGGGCCAGCGGCGGCTATTTCGGCAAATATGCCGGCCTCTTCGTCTCCACCGGCacccttggcggcggccaggaGTCGACTTGCATCGCTGCCATGTCCACCCTCGCCCACCACGGCGTCATCTACGTCCCGCTTGGTTACGCCAAAAGTTTCCCCCAACTGTCCAAGCTCGATGAGGTTCATGGCGGAAGCCCTTGGGGTGCCGGtacctttgccgccgccgatggctcCCGCCAACCCACCAAACTTGAGCTCGAGATTGCCACCATCCAGGGCGAAGAGTTTTACAAGACCGTTTCGAAGGCTTTTGGTTGA
- a CDS encoding fkbp-type peptidyl-prolyl, translating into MKFSLLLSILASVSVGQAASDKLKIDVTSAVECTRKTKNGDRISMHYRGTLGGSGKKFDSSYDRHQPLVFNLGAGHVIKGWDEGLLDMCIGEKRTLTIPPELAYGEREMGSIPAGSTLVFETELMAIEGVEGPKVNNEGPAVTRIPNMANFDGVKHEEL; encoded by the exons ATGAAGTTCTCCCTGCTCCTCTCGATCCTtgcctccgtctccgtcggccaAGCGGCGTCGGACAAGCTCAAGATCGACGTCACGTCGGCTGTCGAGTGCACCCGGAAGACGAAGAACGGCGACCGCATTTCCATGCACTATAGAGGGACTCTAGGGGGCTCGGGGAAGAAGTTTGATTCCA GCTATGACAGACATCAGCCGTTGGTCTtcaacctcggcgccggccatgtTATCAAGGG GTGGGACGAGGGACTCTTGGATATGTGCATCGGCGAGAAGCG GACCTTGACCATCCCACCCGAGCTTGCCTACGGCGAACGCGAAATGGGCTCGATCCCCGCCGGGTCTACTCTCG TTTTTGAGACGGAGCTGATGGCCATCGAAGGCGTCGAAGGGCCCAAGGTGAACAATGAAGGCCCGGCCGTGACCAGAATACCCAACATGGCTAACTTTGATGGCGTAAAGCACGAGGAGCTGTAA